The Nodosilinea sp. FACHB-141 genome has a segment encoding these proteins:
- the rpsU gene encoding 30S ribosomal protein S21: protein MTQVVVGENEGIESALRRFKRQVSKAGVFSEVKRRRHFETPQEKQKRKAVARRKKRFR, encoded by the coding sequence ATGACTCAAGTCGTTGTAGGTGAAAACGAAGGCATTGAATCGGCCCTGCGTCGCTTTAAGCGGCAGGTATCCAAGGCCGGGGTTTTTTCAGAAGTTAAGCGTCGTCGCCACTTCGAGACGCCCCAAGAAAAGCAAAAGCGCAAAGCCGTTGCGCGTCGCAAAAAGCGCTTTCGTTAA
- the psb34 gene encoding photosystem II assembly protein Psb34 has product MPYTTEEGGRLNNFATEPKMYEAEPPDPSQKRNYLILGGLAFALVGGLLVVAISVS; this is encoded by the coding sequence ATGCCTTACACCACCGAAGAGGGCGGTCGCCTCAACAACTTTGCCACTGAGCCTAAGATGTATGAGGCTGAGCCCCCGGATCCTAGCCAAAAGCGCAACTATTTGATTTTGGGCGGTCTGGCCTTCGCTCTGGTGGGCGGGCTTCTGGTGGTGGCAATCTCTGTCTCTTAA
- a CDS encoding MBL fold metallo-hydrolase: MEVTWLDSNSWLITMGGQRILVDPWLVGELVFGQQTWLFKGEHPQPQPLPEAIDLILLSQGLEDHAHPPTLKALDRAIPVVGSPSAAKVAESLGYSQVTALSHGETFTLNQQVSIKAIPGTPMGPLVVENGYILRDVSCGEAGTSLFYEPHGFHRPELKAEDPVDVVITPVVDLALPVVGPIIRGQKGALELVDWLRPQVVLPTADAGAVTYSGMLINWLKTVGDPQALQAAIAAQGHSTRVLAPTVGQLLPLNLVPRQSLATGV; the protein is encoded by the coding sequence ATGGAAGTCACCTGGCTCGACAGCAACTCTTGGCTGATTACCATGGGAGGACAGCGCATTCTGGTTGACCCTTGGCTGGTGGGAGAGCTGGTATTTGGTCAGCAAACCTGGCTATTTAAGGGAGAGCACCCTCAACCTCAGCCGCTTCCCGAGGCGATTGACCTAATCTTGCTCAGCCAGGGGCTAGAAGACCACGCCCATCCCCCCACCCTCAAGGCCCTCGATCGCGCTATTCCGGTAGTGGGTTCGCCCAGTGCGGCGAAGGTGGCAGAGAGTCTGGGCTACAGCCAAGTTACTGCCCTCAGCCATGGCGAAACCTTCACCCTTAACCAGCAGGTGAGCATTAAAGCGATCCCTGGCACCCCCATGGGGCCGTTGGTGGTAGAAAATGGCTACATTCTGCGAGACGTCTCGTGCGGTGAGGCTGGGACTTCCCTGTTCTACGAGCCCCACGGCTTTCACCGGCCTGAGCTAAAGGCGGAAGACCCTGTGGATGTGGTGATCACCCCGGTGGTTGATCTGGCGCTGCCTGTGGTGGGGCCGATCATTCGCGGTCAGAAGGGGGCTTTAGAACTGGTGGATTGGCTGCGACCCCAGGTGGTGCTGCCCACCGCCGATGCGGGCGCAGTCACCTATAGCGGAATGCTGATTAATTGGCTCAAGACGGTGGGGGATCCCCAAGCGCTGCAGGCGGCGATCGCGGCCCAGGGACATTCGACCCGAGTGTTGGCTCCGACTGTGGGTCAACTGCTGCCCTTAAATCTTGTGCCGCGCCAGTCTCTGGCAACGGGAGTTTAG
- a CDS encoding M23 family metallopeptidase — protein sequence MPPLSLKPYTVLITATGKSPITLRLCPVPLLVGLAVLVGLPLTWISLLLYQNVQLVQRNQNLSETASEVLTELDAIGNEIEVLKNRAGLPEQSIENTRVPNSKAEIPPRGGVAEEAPAEVMFDEARRQLPSLEVMLARAVKPALEQTLESEAEQAAAFPNGKPIVGESSISSEFGLRPNPFGRRGYEMHEGVDFAGPVGKPILATAEGVVVRADYNGGYGNHVRIDHGYNYETLYGHLSKLEVKIGDRVQRGDVVGYLGSTGRSSGPHLHYSIYRNGQAVNPRHYLKLAETK from the coding sequence ATGCCCCCTCTTTCGCTCAAGCCCTACACCGTGCTGATCACGGCAACCGGCAAATCGCCTATCACCCTCAGGTTGTGCCCGGTGCCGCTGCTGGTAGGGCTAGCGGTGCTGGTAGGGCTGCCCCTCACCTGGATTAGCCTGCTGCTTTATCAAAACGTACAGCTAGTTCAGCGCAACCAAAATTTGTCTGAAACCGCCAGCGAAGTGCTCACCGAGCTAGACGCCATTGGCAACGAGATCGAGGTGCTCAAAAATCGAGCTGGCTTACCCGAGCAAAGCATTGAAAATACTCGCGTCCCTAACTCCAAGGCGGAAATTCCTCCCCGAGGCGGCGTGGCAGAGGAGGCTCCGGCTGAGGTCATGTTCGACGAGGCCCGTCGTCAACTGCCGAGTCTAGAGGTCATGCTGGCTCGGGCCGTGAAGCCAGCCCTTGAGCAAACCCTGGAGTCCGAAGCCGAGCAGGCAGCAGCCTTCCCCAATGGCAAACCGATCGTAGGCGAGTCATCAATTTCCTCTGAGTTTGGGCTGCGGCCCAACCCCTTTGGCCGACGGGGCTACGAAATGCATGAAGGCGTAGATTTTGCCGGGCCGGTGGGCAAACCGATTTTGGCCACCGCCGAGGGTGTGGTGGTGCGGGCTGACTACAACGGCGGCTACGGCAACCACGTCAGAATCGACCACGGCTACAACTACGAAACCCTCTATGGACACCTGTCAAAGCTGGAGGTCAAGATTGGCGATCGCGTTCAGCGAGGCGATGTGGTGGGCTATCTGGGCAGCACCGGGCGCTCCTCTGGGCCTCACTTGCACTACAGCATCTACCGCAACGGTCAGGCGGTGAATCCTCGCCATTATTTGAAGCTTGCGGAAACTAAATAG
- the aroC gene encoding chorismate synthase, with protein sequence MGNTFGDLFRITTFGESHGGGVGVVIDGCPPRLEISAEEIQAELDRRRPGQSKITTPRKESDRCEILSGVFEGKTLGTPISILVRNENTRPQDYSEMVTAYRPSHADATYDAKYGLRNYQGGGRSSARETIGRVAAGAIAKKILHQVTGTEIIGYVKRIQDLEGSVDPSTVTLEQVESNIVRCPDPIAAEQMIDRVEAIRDQGDSVGGVVECVARGVKVGLGSPVFDKLEADLAKGVMSLPASKGFEIGSGFAGTLLTGSEHNDEFYTDEAGILRTRTNRSGGTQGGISNGENIIIRVAFKPTATIRKAQNTVTNTGEATVLEARGRHDPCVLPRAVPMVEAMVALVLCDHLLRHHGQCELF encoded by the coding sequence ATGGGCAACACCTTTGGGGATTTATTTCGCATTACCACCTTTGGCGAATCCCACGGCGGTGGGGTGGGGGTGGTCATCGACGGCTGCCCGCCCCGCCTAGAGATTTCTGCCGAGGAAATTCAGGCTGAGCTCGATCGCCGCCGCCCGGGTCAGAGCAAAATCACCACCCCCCGCAAAGAGAGTGATCGCTGCGAAATTCTCTCCGGCGTCTTTGAGGGCAAGACCTTGGGCACGCCCATCTCAATTTTGGTGCGCAACGAAAATACTCGCCCCCAGGACTATAGCGAGATGGTCACCGCCTATCGGCCCTCCCACGCCGATGCCACCTACGACGCCAAGTACGGCCTGCGCAATTACCAGGGGGGCGGGCGATCGTCGGCACGGGAAACGATTGGCCGGGTAGCGGCAGGGGCGATCGCCAAAAAGATCCTTCACCAGGTCACCGGTACTGAGATCATCGGCTACGTCAAACGCATCCAAGATCTAGAGGGCAGCGTGGACCCCAGCACTGTCACCTTAGAGCAGGTCGAGAGCAACATTGTCCGCTGCCCCGACCCGATCGCCGCCGAGCAGATGATCGACCGAGTTGAAGCCATCCGTGACCAGGGAGATTCCGTCGGTGGCGTGGTCGAGTGCGTGGCGCGGGGAGTCAAAGTCGGGCTGGGTTCCCCCGTATTTGACAAGCTTGAAGCCGACTTAGCCAAGGGCGTAATGTCGCTGCCCGCCAGCAAGGGATTTGAAATTGGCTCTGGGTTCGCTGGTACCCTGCTCACCGGCAGCGAGCATAACGACGAATTCTACACCGACGAGGCAGGCATCCTGCGCACCCGCACCAATCGCTCCGGCGGCACCCAAGGGGGCATCTCCAACGGGGAAAACATCATCATTCGCGTTGCCTTTAAACCCACTGCCACTATTCGCAAAGCCCAAAACACCGTCACCAACACTGGCGAAGCCACCGTGCTAGAAGCCCGAGGTCGCCACGACCCCTGCGTGCTGCCCCGCGCCGTGCCCATGGTAGAAGCCATGGTGGCTCTGGTGCTGTGCGACCACCTACTGCGCCACCACGGCCAGTGTGAGCTGTTTTGA
- a CDS encoding cupin domain-containing protein has protein sequence MKITGLDQVPEESVSHNPAIKKRVLLHRDDLPHLTNFAQARFAPGQVANGHSHADMAEVFFVEAGDGTITVDGQAYPLTPGICIAIEPGEHHEVANTGTQELVLTYFGLRI, from the coding sequence ATGAAAATTACCGGCCTTGACCAGGTACCCGAGGAGTCGGTTTCCCACAACCCGGCGATCAAAAAGCGGGTGCTGCTGCACAGGGATGATTTACCTCACCTGACCAACTTTGCCCAGGCCCGCTTTGCCCCTGGACAGGTCGCCAACGGCCACAGCCACGCCGACATGGCCGAAGTGTTTTTTGTCGAAGCGGGCGATGGCACCATCACCGTTGACGGCCAGGCCTATCCACTGACCCCCGGTATCTGTATTGCAATCGAGCCCGGCGAACACCATGAAGTCGCCAACACCGGCACCCAAGAACTCGTCCTCACCTACTTTGGCCTCCGCATTTAG
- a CDS encoding ATP-binding cassette domain-containing protein — translation MPTIDVNQLSKRYPIAIKEPGLGGTLRHFWRRQYRLVDAVQSISFHIEPGEVVGFLGPNGAGKTTTLKMLTGLIHPSSGTVRVGDQVPFQRRTEFLQDITLVMGQKQQLLWDLPALDSLRINGAIYGLSDKEFRYRVDELTEMLALQGKLNQPVRKLSLGERMKAEMMAALLHRPRVLFLDEPTLGLDVNAQVAVREFLRDYNRRYEATILLTSHYMADITALCRRVLLIYQGRLIYDGSLEGLLDRFAPYREVTVDLATGCDAATLSRYGELESLEGCTARLIVHRDTLTQTVARLLGDLDVQDLTVSDPPVEEVIGRVFAAGSAER, via the coding sequence ATGCCCACTATCGATGTCAATCAGCTCAGCAAGCGCTATCCCATCGCTATTAAAGAGCCTGGGTTAGGGGGCACGCTAAGGCATTTCTGGCGTCGTCAGTATCGTCTGGTAGACGCAGTGCAGTCCATCTCCTTCCACATTGAGCCCGGCGAGGTGGTGGGTTTTTTAGGACCCAATGGCGCCGGCAAAACCACCACCCTCAAAATGCTCACTGGGCTCATCCACCCCTCTAGCGGCACCGTGCGGGTCGGCGACCAAGTGCCCTTTCAGCGGCGCACTGAGTTTTTGCAGGATATTACCCTGGTTATGGGGCAAAAGCAGCAGCTGCTGTGGGACTTGCCTGCTCTGGATTCGTTGCGCATTAATGGCGCTATCTATGGTCTTTCTGACAAAGAATTTCGCTATCGAGTCGACGAACTCACCGAGATGCTGGCTCTCCAGGGAAAGCTGAATCAGCCTGTGCGCAAGCTGTCCCTCGGTGAGCGCATGAAGGCTGAGATGATGGCGGCTCTGCTGCACCGTCCCCGCGTCTTATTTTTAGATGAGCCTACTCTGGGACTAGACGTTAACGCCCAGGTGGCGGTGCGAGAATTCTTGCGCGACTACAACCGTCGCTACGAAGCCACCATTTTGCTCACTAGCCACTACATGGCCGATATTACTGCCCTGTGTCGTCGCGTGCTGCTAATTTACCAGGGACGGTTAATCTATGACGGCAGCCTAGAGGGGCTGCTCGATCGCTTTGCCCCCTACCGAGAAGTTACCGTCGATTTGGCTACTGGCTGCGATGCGGCTACCCTGAGCCGCTACGGCGAATTAGAAAGCCTAGAGGGCTGCACCGCCCGGCTGATTGTGCACCGCGATACCCTAACTCAAACCGTCGCTCGGCTGCTGGGAGATTTGGATGTCCAGGATTTGACCGTTAGCGATCCGCCGGTGGAGGAGGTGATTGGGCGAGTGTTCGCGGCAGGATCCGCAGAAAGGTGA
- a CDS encoding orange carotenoid protein N-terminal domain-containing protein — MTAIDVRLQFEQAVQSFESVDVDCKIAVLWQIYDTLGQAFAAIAPVALFSQAVQQLLGQIQQVDRDDQVAILRDILAGADTRFTQAYQTLNVNMKLAFWHRLFNLMPANRLPLTACQDGSATTKALLARINTMGLNERLHFLRRVAG; from the coding sequence ATGACCGCTATTGACGTTCGCCTTCAGTTTGAGCAAGCTGTTCAATCGTTTGAATCGGTCGATGTAGACTGCAAGATTGCCGTGCTTTGGCAGATTTACGACACCCTGGGTCAGGCCTTTGCGGCGATCGCCCCGGTAGCGCTCTTCTCCCAGGCGGTGCAGCAGCTGCTGGGCCAGATTCAGCAAGTCGATCGCGACGATCAGGTAGCCATCCTGCGCGATATTCTCGCCGGGGCCGATACCCGCTTTACCCAGGCCTACCAAACTCTCAACGTGAATATGAAGCTGGCCTTTTGGCACCGCCTGTTTAACCTCATGCCTGCCAATCGACTGCCCTTAACCGCCTGCCAAGACGGTTCGGCTACAACCAAGGCGCTGCTTGCCCGCATCAACACCATGGGGCTTAACGAACGCCTTCATTTCTTGCGCCGGGTTGCGGGCTAA
- a CDS encoding polymer-forming cytoskeletal protein, protein MFKRKAAPPLTYLSQKTEFEGVLHAEGMLRVDGVIHGTVDIKGDLEISSTGLIEGPEVKAQNIVVQGVLKARVFAEGKLTLSRTARLEGDVVAGALEIEPGAYYTGYIETRDAKSLPPAREVPELYGTTEL, encoded by the coding sequence ATGTTTAAACGCAAAGCGGCTCCGCCATTGACCTATTTGAGTCAAAAAACTGAGTTTGAGGGGGTGCTCCACGCCGAGGGTATGCTGCGAGTAGACGGCGTGATTCACGGCACCGTAGATATCAAAGGTGATTTAGAAATTTCCTCTACGGGGTTGATTGAAGGTCCCGAAGTGAAGGCCCAAAACATTGTGGTGCAGGGAGTGCTGAAGGCCCGAGTGTTTGCCGAAGGCAAGCTCACCCTCAGCCGCACAGCTCGTTTGGAAGGAGATGTAGTGGCTGGAGCCCTAGAAATAGAACCGGGTGCTTACTACACCGGATATATCGAGACTCGAGATGCCAAGTCACTGCCGCCGGCGCGCGAGGTGCCCGAGCTCTACGGCACCACTGAGCTTTAG
- the cysE gene encoding serine O-acetyltransferase: MLTTLIADFRIVFERDPAARNWLEVLTCYPGLHALGLHRFSHWLWNLGLPVVPRVISHLARFLTGIEIHPGATIGKGVFIDHGMGVVIGETAIIGDYALIYQGVTLGGTGKEVGKRHPTLGNNVVVGAGAKVLGNIYLGHNVRIGAGSVVLREVPSDCTVVGVPGRIVYRAGERVEPLEHGRLPDSEAQVIRALLDRIEALEKEVQALGQVRREPVLVGAVRSQDGVYCRLQDRVIEEFLDGSGI; this comes from the coding sequence GTGCTCACCACCCTGATTGCCGATTTTCGTATCGTCTTCGAGCGTGACCCAGCGGCTCGCAACTGGCTAGAAGTACTCACCTGCTATCCTGGCCTGCACGCCCTGGGGCTACATCGCTTCAGTCACTGGCTTTGGAACCTGGGCCTGCCCGTAGTACCTCGCGTCATTTCTCACCTAGCGCGGTTTCTCACCGGCATCGAAATTCACCCCGGGGCCACCATCGGTAAAGGCGTTTTCATCGACCACGGCATGGGAGTGGTGATTGGTGAAACTGCGATCATTGGTGACTACGCCCTAATCTACCAAGGCGTAACCTTGGGAGGTACTGGTAAGGAAGTTGGCAAGCGCCATCCTACCCTAGGCAACAACGTAGTCGTTGGAGCGGGTGCCAAGGTACTGGGCAATATCTACCTTGGGCACAACGTACGCATCGGGGCTGGTTCGGTGGTATTGCGAGAAGTGCCCTCTGACTGCACAGTGGTCGGTGTGCCCGGGCGCATCGTGTATCGGGCTGGGGAGCGTGTAGAACCCTTGGAGCACGGCCGCCTACCCGACTCCGAAGCTCAGGTGATTCGCGCCCTGCTCGATCGCATTGAAGCGCTAGAGAAAGAAGTCCAGGCTTTGGGGCAAGTGCGCCGCGAACCCGTTTTAGTGGGTGCTGTTCGCTCGCAAGACGGCGTTTACTGCCGCTTGCAAGACCGCGTCATCGAAGAATTTCTAGACGGCAGCGGCATTTAA
- the rpoD gene encoding RNA polymerase sigma factor RpoD codes for MTQANHLLGTINPETELDLLIDGNDSDENFVAQDDEAGADDKAPKGKVTRRRAQTKKRHYTEDSIRLYLQEIGRIRLLRAEEEIELARKIADLLKLERIHDELFDSLERDPSDIEWAAAVSQDEGKDYTLASFRHRLHIGRRAKDKMVQSNLRLVVSIAKKYMNRGLSFQDLIQEGSLGLIRAAEKFDHEKGYKFSTYATWWIRQAITRAIADQSRTIRLPVHLYETISRIKKTTKLLSQELGRKPTEEEIATRMEMTIEKLRFIAKSAQLPISLETPIGKEEDSRLGDFIESDGETPEDQVSKSLLREDLESVLGTLSPRERDVLRLRYGLDDGRMKTLEEIGQIFNVTRERIRQIEAKALRKLRHPNRNSILKEYIR; via the coding sequence ATGACCCAAGCAAATCATCTGCTCGGCACCATCAACCCTGAAACTGAACTCGATCTACTGATCGACGGTAATGATAGTGACGAGAATTTTGTTGCCCAAGATGACGAGGCCGGCGCCGATGACAAAGCGCCGAAAGGGAAGGTAACCCGCCGCCGAGCTCAAACCAAAAAGCGCCACTACACCGAAGACTCTATTCGGCTCTATCTGCAAGAGATTGGCCGTATTCGCCTACTACGGGCTGAAGAAGAAATCGAGCTGGCCCGCAAGATCGCCGACCTGCTCAAGCTAGAGCGCATCCACGATGAGCTGTTTGATTCCCTAGAGCGCGATCCCTCCGATATCGAGTGGGCTGCTGCTGTCAGCCAAGACGAAGGCAAAGACTACACCCTAGCCAGCTTCCGCCACCGTTTGCACATTGGTCGCCGCGCCAAAGACAAAATGGTGCAGTCAAACCTGCGCTTGGTGGTATCGATCGCCAAAAAGTATATGAACCGTGGCCTCTCCTTCCAAGACCTGATTCAGGAAGGCAGCCTAGGTTTGATTCGGGCCGCCGAGAAGTTTGACCACGAAAAGGGTTACAAGTTCTCCACCTACGCCACTTGGTGGATTCGTCAAGCTATCACCCGGGCGATCGCCGACCAGTCGCGCACCATTCGCCTACCGGTGCACCTTTACGAAACCATTTCTCGCATCAAAAAGACCACCAAACTGCTCTCCCAAGAGCTTGGCCGTAAGCCCACCGAAGAAGAAATCGCCACTCGCATGGAAATGACCATCGAGAAGCTGCGATTTATTGCCAAGTCGGCCCAGCTGCCCATCTCCCTTGAGACTCCCATCGGTAAAGAAGAAGATTCTCGCCTAGGCGACTTCATTGAGTCAGACGGCGAAACCCCCGAGGACCAAGTCTCTAAGAGCCTCCTTCGGGAAGACTTGGAAAGCGTTTTGGGCACCCTCAGCCCCCGCGAGCGAGATGTGCTGCGCCTGCGCTACGGCCTCGACGATGGCCGGATGAAAACTCTGGAAGAAATCGGCCAGATTTTCAATGTTACCCGTGAACGCATTCGCCAGATTGAAGCCAAGGCCCTGCGTAAACTGCGCCATCCCAACCGCAACAGCATTTTGAAAGAGTACATTCGCTAG
- the lexA gene encoding transcriptional repressor LexA yields MESLTTAQQELYDWLVEYIRANQHSPSIRQMMRAMNLRSPAPIQSRLEHLKNKGYIEWSEGKARTIRVRDNVRGVPILGTIAAGFVNEAFTDTVERLDLNGLPIQSGDYALKVTGDSMIEAMIQDGDVVIMRPVKDPQGIREGTIVAARVESGTTLKSFHREGNQVQLKPANPKYPIMEFPADLVDVQGRLVAVWRGIDPDFTV; encoded by the coding sequence ATGGAATCCTTAACAACTGCCCAACAGGAGCTCTACGACTGGCTAGTTGAGTATATCCGGGCTAATCAGCACTCCCCCTCCATTCGCCAAATGATGCGGGCGATGAACCTACGTTCCCCTGCACCCATTCAAAGCCGCCTAGAACACCTCAAGAACAAGGGCTACATTGAGTGGAGCGAGGGGAAAGCGCGCACCATTCGCGTTCGGGATAATGTCCGTGGTGTGCCCATCCTTGGCACCATTGCTGCTGGTTTTGTCAACGAAGCGTTTACCGATACTGTTGAGCGTCTCGATCTCAATGGGCTGCCCATTCAGTCTGGTGACTACGCCCTCAAGGTCACCGGAGACAGCATGATCGAGGCCATGATTCAGGACGGGGATGTGGTAATTATGCGTCCGGTAAAAGATCCTCAAGGCATTCGGGAAGGGACCATTGTTGCGGCCCGGGTTGAGAGTGGCACTACCCTCAAATCATTCCACCGCGAGGGCAACCAGGTACAGCTCAAACCTGCTAACCCTAAGTACCCGATTATGGAGTTTCCAGCGGATCTCGTAGACGTACAAGGTCGGCTAGTGGCCGTATGGCGCGGCATCGATCCCGATTTTACCGTCTGA
- the lpxD gene encoding UDP-3-O-(3-hydroxymyristoyl)glucosamine N-acyltransferase: protein MKFSTIADKIQITAASSLTANPGHDPDIAGVAAVDQALVGMLSYIEGDKFASFVGTTQTNALILPQNPVLQAKATERGIAWLSTPDPRLAFARAIALFYTPYQPAPGIHPTAVIDPTATCGENVSIGANAVIQAGVYLGEGVCVHPNVVVYPQVRVGDRTVLHANCTIHERTQIGADCAIHSGAVVGAEGFGFVPTPHGWEKMEQSGIVVIEDGVRVGSNSTIDRPAVGTTRVGRGTKLDNLVHIAHGCQVGEGVVMAGQVGMAGGVTIGNRVILAGQVGIANQAVIGEGAIATAKAGIHGDVAPGEIVTGSPALPHKVSLKASAVYRRLPEMYKIVQRLQKHLL from the coding sequence ATGAAGTTCAGCACCATTGCCGACAAAATCCAGATTACCGCCGCTTCTAGTCTGACTGCCAACCCCGGCCACGATCCTGATATTGCTGGGGTGGCAGCCGTCGACCAGGCCTTGGTCGGCATGCTGAGCTACATCGAGGGAGATAAGTTCGCCAGCTTTGTAGGGACTACCCAAACCAACGCTCTGATTTTGCCTCAAAATCCTGTGTTGCAGGCCAAGGCCACCGAACGTGGCATCGCTTGGCTCAGCACCCCTGACCCGCGCCTGGCCTTTGCCCGGGCCATTGCGCTGTTCTATACGCCGTACCAACCTGCTCCTGGTATCCACCCCACCGCCGTGATTGATCCCACGGCCACCTGTGGTGAAAATGTCTCCATCGGAGCCAACGCGGTAATCCAAGCCGGAGTCTACTTGGGAGAGGGGGTCTGCGTTCATCCCAACGTGGTAGTCTATCCCCAGGTGCGGGTGGGCGATCGCACCGTGCTGCACGCCAACTGCACCATCCACGAGCGTACCCAGATCGGCGCCGACTGCGCTATCCACAGCGGCGCCGTGGTTGGGGCCGAGGGCTTTGGCTTTGTGCCCACCCCCCACGGCTGGGAGAAAATGGAGCAGTCGGGTATTGTCGTCATTGAAGACGGCGTGCGGGTGGGCAGCAACTCCACCATCGATCGCCCTGCCGTAGGCACGACTCGCGTGGGGCGCGGTACCAAGCTCGACAACCTGGTGCATATTGCCCACGGCTGCCAGGTGGGCGAAGGGGTAGTGATGGCGGGGCAAGTGGGCATGGCCGGTGGCGTTACCATCGGCAACCGAGTGATTTTGGCGGGCCAGGTGGGCATCGCCAACCAGGCCGTGATTGGTGAAGGCGCGATCGCCACAGCCAAAGCCGGCATCCATGGCGACGTCGCCCCCGGCGAAATCGTTACCGGCTCACCGGCTCTGCCCCATAAAGTCTCTCTCAAGGCCTCAGCGGTGTACCGTCGCCTGCCCGAAATGTACAAGATCGTTCAGCGCCTGCAAAAGCACCTGCTCTAG